A region from the Variovorax sp. RKNM96 genome encodes:
- a CDS encoding branched-chain amino acid ABC transporter permease, which translates to MGIVIFDGVAYGMLLFLIGVGLSITMGLMNFVNLAHGSFAMVGGYAASLLMNHWGLGFGLSLAAAFVSAALVGAVLEFVFYRRLYRAHPLDQVLLSIGVVFVSIAAFTYFFGPTMQPFTLPPVLDGQVAIGGLEVGRYRLFLIVCGVAVLAALLLVLGKTRYGAMVRAAVDNQRVAGGTGIHVQRLFFLTFSLGCGLAGLGGALSLGMLGLEPSFPLKYLVYFLMVVCVGGAGTVTGPFIAALLVGIVDVAGKYYWPEAGAFLIYVFMIVMLLVRPNGIVAKKGLA; encoded by the coding sequence ATGGGCATCGTGATCTTCGACGGGGTGGCCTACGGCATGCTCCTGTTCCTCATCGGCGTGGGCCTGTCCATCACGATGGGGTTGATGAATTTCGTCAACCTCGCGCACGGCAGTTTCGCGATGGTGGGCGGCTATGCGGCGAGCCTGCTGATGAACCACTGGGGGCTCGGCTTCGGGCTCTCGCTCGCGGCGGCCTTCGTATCCGCGGCGCTGGTGGGCGCGGTGCTGGAGTTCGTGTTCTACCGGCGGCTGTACCGCGCGCATCCGCTGGACCAGGTGCTGCTGTCGATCGGCGTGGTGTTCGTGTCGATCGCGGCATTCACCTATTTCTTCGGGCCGACGATGCAGCCGTTCACGCTGCCGCCGGTGCTCGACGGGCAGGTGGCCATCGGCGGGCTCGAAGTGGGCCGCTACCGGCTCTTCCTGATCGTCTGCGGCGTGGCCGTGCTGGCTGCCCTGCTGCTGGTGCTGGGGAAGACGCGCTACGGCGCCATGGTGCGTGCGGCGGTCGACAACCAGCGCGTGGCAGGCGGCACCGGCATCCATGTGCAGCGCCTTTTCTTTTTGACCTTCTCGCTGGGCTGCGGCCTCGCGGGCCTGGGCGGCGCACTGAGCCTGGGCATGCTGGGGCTGGAGCCGTCGTTCCCGCTCAAGTACCTCGTCTATTTCCTGATGGTGGTGTGCGTGGGCGGTGCCGGTACCGTTACCGGGCCCTTCATCGCGGCGCTGCTGGTCGGCATCGTCGACGTGGCGGGCAAGTACTACTGGCCTGAAGCGGGCGCCTTTCTCATCTACGTCTTCATGATCGTCATGCTGCTGGTGCGGCCCAACGGCATCGTTGCGAAGAAGGGGCTCGCATGA
- a CDS encoding metallophosphoesterase gives MSRAPSDWRWLAALACAAVLLQGCNGGSSGSPSIVLSPPATGTTPPPPAPAPEADAATADANLQATWVEIGDSNQAIARAITSYKAAESATAADANAVCPQITVDGKPARMTLRIGAGTMPLRTTASDPADSKPSDFPVSACETVLPADAKQAAIGSRTLPLPKAEPKRVLVLADTGCRLKKADKAYQPCNDSTVWPFAPLAATGAGFDPDLVLHIGDYHYRENECPGDIAGCKDSPWGYGWDTWQADFFKPAAPLLAKAPWILVRGNHEECARGGQGWARFLDPRPYADKRSCNDPANDSSGNYAEPYAVALGTGSQIIVFDSAKAGKAALKTDDPQFIAYQKQFQTVATLAAKPGITTTMFTNHHPILAFAPIAGSTPASGNPALQSVMTSLNAKAYYPSGVHIALHGHVHDFQAVNFATDHPATLVTGNGGDNLDVALPDPLPPGTTPAPGVTVDRITHHSSFGFMLMERKAAPDVGWTFKAYTVAGKLLATCAQTGRTLACDKTGFLTP, from the coding sequence ATGTCGCGAGCCCCGTCCGACTGGCGGTGGCTGGCCGCATTGGCTTGTGCCGCCGTCCTGCTGCAGGGCTGCAACGGCGGCAGCAGCGGCAGCCCGTCGATCGTTCTTTCCCCGCCCGCCACGGGCACCACGCCCCCGCCGCCCGCTCCGGCGCCGGAGGCCGATGCCGCCACCGCCGATGCCAACCTGCAGGCCACCTGGGTCGAGATCGGCGACAGCAACCAGGCGATCGCGCGCGCCATCACCAGCTACAAGGCCGCCGAGTCCGCCACGGCGGCCGACGCCAACGCCGTGTGCCCGCAGATCACGGTGGACGGCAAGCCGGCGCGCATGACCCTGCGCATCGGCGCCGGCACGATGCCGCTGCGCACCACCGCCAGCGATCCGGCGGATTCGAAACCCTCCGACTTTCCCGTATCGGCCTGCGAGACCGTGCTGCCCGCCGATGCGAAGCAGGCCGCCATCGGCAGCCGCACGCTGCCGCTGCCCAAGGCCGAACCCAAACGCGTGCTGGTGCTGGCCGATACCGGCTGCCGCCTGAAGAAGGCCGACAAGGCCTACCAGCCGTGCAACGACAGCACCGTGTGGCCGTTCGCACCGCTCGCCGCCACCGGAGCGGGCTTCGACCCCGACCTGGTGCTGCACATCGGCGACTACCACTACCGCGAGAACGAGTGCCCTGGTGACATCGCCGGCTGCAAGGACAGCCCGTGGGGCTATGGCTGGGACACCTGGCAGGCCGACTTCTTCAAGCCCGCCGCGCCGCTGCTGGCCAAGGCGCCTTGGATCCTGGTGCGCGGCAACCACGAGGAATGCGCGCGCGGCGGCCAGGGCTGGGCCCGCTTCCTCGATCCGCGCCCGTATGCCGACAAGCGCTCGTGCAACGACCCGGCCAACGACAGCAGCGGCAACTACGCCGAGCCGTATGCGGTCGCGCTGGGCACCGGCTCGCAGATCATCGTGTTCGACTCGGCCAAGGCCGGCAAGGCGGCGCTGAAGACGGACGACCCGCAGTTCATCGCCTACCAGAAGCAGTTCCAGACCGTCGCGACGCTGGCCGCCAAGCCCGGCATCACGACCACCATGTTCACCAACCACCACCCGATCCTGGCGTTCGCGCCGATCGCGGGCTCGACACCCGCGTCGGGCAACCCGGCGCTGCAGTCGGTGATGACCAGCCTGAACGCCAAGGCCTACTACCCGAGCGGCGTGCACATCGCGCTGCACGGCCATGTGCACGACTTCCAGGCGGTGAACTTCGCCACCGACCATCCCGCCACGCTGGTGACGGGCAACGGCGGGGACAACCTGGACGTGGCGCTGCCCGATCCGCTGCCGCCCGGCACCACGCCTGCGCCGGGCGTGACGGTCGACCGCATCACGCACCACAGCAGCTTCGGCTTCATGCTGATGGAGCGCAAGGCGGCGCCCGACGTGGGCTGGACCTTCAAGGCCTACACGGTGGCCGGCAAGCTGCTCGCCACCTGCGCGCAGACCGGCCGGACGCTGGCGTGCGACAAGACGGGCTTCCTCACGCCGTGA
- a CDS encoding ABC transporter substrate-binding protein, whose amino-acid sequence MTTMTKRTVLSTLLLAGFGMLGTVAAHAADEPLRIGLIATYSGPYADYGRQFDAGIALYLKEHGGKVGGRTVEIIKKDTAGPAPDAAKRIAQELVVRDKVSILTGLDFSPNAYAVGAIATQAKIPTIVMNAASSAITSSSPYVARLSFTVQQVTDPMARFMLREGIKDAYTVVADYASGVDAETAFKKTFTTGGGKVSGEVRTPMNNPDFSAYVQRIKDAKPQAVFFFFPSGVMPPAFLKVWKERGMEQAGIKLYATGEATDDSYLDATGDVALGLVTSHHYSFAHNSPKNQKFARDFAADNGTKLRPSYFAVTAYDAMAAIDLTLQKTKGDASGDKFMDALRGLRFESPRGPIEVDPLTRDIVQTVYIRKTERVNGQLVNVEFDKFERVKDPAKESSN is encoded by the coding sequence ATGACGACGATGACGAAGAGAACCGTTCTCTCGACCCTCCTGCTCGCCGGCTTCGGCATGCTGGGCACCGTGGCCGCGCATGCTGCCGACGAGCCGCTGCGCATCGGCCTCATTGCCACCTACTCCGGCCCCTACGCCGACTACGGCCGCCAGTTCGACGCCGGCATCGCGCTCTACCTCAAGGAGCACGGCGGCAAGGTGGGCGGGCGCACCGTCGAGATCATCAAGAAAGACACCGCCGGCCCCGCGCCCGATGCCGCCAAGCGCATCGCGCAGGAACTCGTCGTGCGCGACAAGGTGAGCATCCTCACCGGCCTGGATTTCAGCCCCAACGCGTATGCCGTGGGCGCCATCGCCACACAGGCCAAGATCCCGACCATCGTGATGAACGCGGCCTCCTCGGCCATCACCAGCAGCTCGCCCTACGTGGCGCGCCTCTCGTTCACCGTGCAGCAGGTCACCGACCCGATGGCGCGCTTCATGCTCAGGGAGGGCATCAAGGACGCCTACACCGTGGTCGCCGACTACGCCTCGGGCGTCGATGCCGAAACCGCCTTCAAGAAAACCTTCACCACCGGCGGCGGCAAGGTCTCGGGCGAGGTGCGCACGCCGATGAACAACCCCGACTTCTCGGCCTACGTGCAGCGCATCAAGGACGCCAAGCCCCAGGCCGTGTTCTTCTTCTTCCCCTCGGGCGTGATGCCGCCGGCCTTCCTCAAGGTGTGGAAGGAGCGCGGCATGGAACAGGCCGGCATCAAGCTCTACGCCACCGGCGAAGCCACCGACGACAGCTACCTGGACGCCACCGGCGACGTGGCGCTGGGCCTCGTCACCAGTCACCACTACTCGTTTGCGCACAACTCGCCGAAGAACCAGAAGTTCGCGCGCGACTTCGCCGCCGACAACGGCACCAAGCTGCGCCCCAGCTACTTCGCCGTGACCGCCTACGACGCCATGGCCGCGATCGACCTCACGCTGCAGAAGACCAAGGGCGACGCCAGCGGCGACAAGTTCATGGACGCGCTGCGCGGCCTGCGCTTCGAGAGCCCGCGCGGCCCGATCGAGGTGGACCCGCTCACCCGCGACATCGTGCAGACCGTCTACATCCGCAAGACCGAGCGCGTGAACGGCCAGCTGGTGAACGTGGAGTTCGACAAGTTCGAGCGCGTGAAGGACCCGGCCAAGGAAAGCTCGAACTAA
- a CDS encoding cytochrome c peroxidase has product MAEINPGAAPSVVIDRIGATPKIAARIDPTAATFRPDPALAALGKRIFFDTRLSQPQGTSCASCHDPLRAFTSTLNAPSLAGPRTPQGSRAGRFSARTAPSLLYVRYVPRRHFYQDDDAPFASPFGGLFADGRADTLAEQVRGPLFDADEMNNPSPQSLLRKLRGTDLAPAMTLAFGPRVLRDPEQAVKGIGQALQAYLQSDEMAPFSSRFDDYLRHRTPLSPQETRGLALFKNPDKGNCMSCHTLSDTASRPERSLFTDFGYDAIAVPRNPQLAANRNPRRFDNGLCRTAAQLRWPEPDQWCGYFRTPGLRNVAVRQSFMHNGVFSTLREAVAFYATRSTDPAKWYHGKPTFDDVPAAYRGNINVNSTPMNRRPGTTPALTDEEIDEISAFLGTLTDARYVAAMPKPAVK; this is encoded by the coding sequence ATGGCCGAGATCAACCCGGGCGCCGCGCCGAGCGTGGTGATCGATCGCATCGGCGCCACGCCGAAGATCGCCGCGCGCATCGACCCCACCGCCGCCACGTTCAGGCCCGACCCGGCGCTGGCCGCGCTGGGCAAGCGCATCTTCTTCGACACGCGCCTGTCGCAGCCGCAGGGCACCTCGTGCGCGAGCTGCCACGATCCGCTGCGCGCCTTCACCTCGACGCTGAACGCGCCCTCGCTGGCCGGGCCGCGCACGCCGCAGGGCAGTCGCGCGGGCCGCTTCAGCGCGCGCACCGCGCCGTCGCTGCTGTACGTGCGCTACGTGCCGCGGCGGCATTTCTATCAAGACGACGATGCGCCTTTCGCCTCGCCCTTCGGCGGCCTGTTCGCCGACGGCCGCGCCGACACGCTGGCCGAGCAGGTGCGCGGGCCGCTGTTCGACGCCGACGAGATGAACAACCCGTCGCCGCAAAGCCTCTTGCGCAAGCTGCGCGGCACCGACCTCGCGCCGGCGATGACACTGGCCTTCGGGCCGCGCGTGCTGCGCGATCCCGAGCAGGCGGTGAAGGGCATCGGCCAGGCGCTGCAGGCGTACCTGCAAAGCGATGAGATGGCGCCCTTCAGTTCGCGCTTCGACGACTACCTGCGCCACCGCACGCCGCTGAGCCCGCAGGAGACGCGGGGCCTCGCGCTCTTCAAGAACCCGGACAAGGGCAACTGCATGTCGTGCCACACGCTGTCCGACACCGCGAGCCGGCCCGAGCGCTCGCTGTTCACCGATTTCGGCTACGACGCCATCGCCGTGCCGCGCAATCCGCAGCTGGCGGCCAACCGCAACCCGCGCCGTTTCGACAATGGCCTGTGCCGCACCGCCGCGCAACTGCGCTGGCCGGAGCCCGACCAGTGGTGCGGCTACTTCCGCACGCCGGGGTTGCGCAACGTGGCCGTGCGCCAGAGCTTCATGCACAACGGCGTGTTCTCCACGCTGCGCGAGGCGGTCGCGTTCTACGCCACGCGCTCGACCGATCCGGCGAAGTGGTACCACGGCAAGCCGACTTTCGACGACGTGCCGGCCGCCTACCGCGGCAACATCAACGTCAACTCCACGCCGATGAACCGGCGCCCCGGCACCACGCCGGCGCTGACCGACGAAGAGATCGACGAGATCAGCGCCTTCCTCGGCACCCTGACCGACGCGCGCTATGTGGCGGCGATGCCGAAGCCGGCGGTGAAGTAG
- a CDS encoding ABC transporter substrate-binding protein — translation MTVPEQRVFLAPPTTSRRRVLTGLAATAAAGLGMPAFAQGKPIRIGTTFDNSSVEKANGQGLFQGSSAFFNALNKSGGINGTKVDLVMADDTFKPEVAKANALAFEKDSSVLALLHPLGTRQTSEVMDAVPGMAVVGPITGTVALRKKTAPNTFWVRVNYDQEVEKLVTTAAVLGQTRIGLVHSNDPLGQSVLAAFKAALAKAKLEPAVIATTPNTTSMEVGPAAEAIAKAKPQVIIIGLAGTAPVFMKALRDAGGNSSAYGLSITASALAAMGDLARGLGFVIVVPSPYSTKFEIVRRYQADMVANGTKDFSLTSLEGYINAAVLAEGLRRAGNAPTRASVMAGMASIENFDLGGLKINYGRTNREGGHFVDVAVIGSRGQMLS, via the coding sequence ATGACCGTTCCCGAGCAGCGCGTGTTCCTCGCGCCGCCCACCACCAGCCGTCGCCGTGTGCTGACCGGTCTGGCCGCAACCGCCGCCGCGGGCCTGGGCATGCCGGCCTTCGCGCAGGGCAAGCCGATCCGCATCGGGACCACCTTCGACAACAGCAGCGTCGAGAAGGCCAACGGACAGGGGCTCTTCCAGGGTTCGAGCGCGTTCTTCAATGCGCTGAACAAGTCGGGCGGCATCAACGGCACCAAGGTCGACCTGGTCATGGCCGACGACACCTTCAAGCCCGAAGTGGCCAAGGCCAACGCGCTGGCCTTCGAGAAGGACAGCTCGGTGCTCGCGCTGCTGCACCCGCTGGGCACGCGCCAGACCTCCGAAGTGATGGACGCCGTGCCCGGCATGGCCGTGGTCGGCCCGATCACCGGCACCGTCGCGCTGCGCAAGAAGACCGCGCCCAACACCTTCTGGGTGCGCGTGAACTACGACCAGGAAGTCGAGAAGCTGGTGACCACGGCGGCCGTGCTGGGCCAGACCCGCATCGGCCTCGTGCATTCGAATGATCCGCTGGGCCAGTCGGTGCTGGCGGCGTTCAAGGCCGCGCTGGCCAAGGCGAAGCTGGAGCCCGCGGTCATCGCGACCACGCCCAACACGACGAGCATGGAAGTCGGCCCCGCGGCCGAAGCCATCGCCAAGGCCAAGCCGCAGGTCATCATCATCGGCCTGGCCGGCACGGCGCCGGTCTTCATGAAGGCGCTGCGCGATGCCGGAGGCAACAGCTCGGCCTACGGCCTGTCGATCACGGCCAGCGCGCTGGCCGCGATGGGCGACCTCGCACGGGGCCTGGGCTTCGTGATCGTGGTGCCCTCGCCGTACTCGACCAAGTTCGAGATCGTGCGCCGTTACCAGGCCGACATGGTGGCCAACGGCACCAAGGATTTCTCGCTCACGAGCCTGGAGGGCTACATCAACGCCGCCGTGCTCGCCGAGGGCCTGCGCCGCGCCGGCAATGCGCCTACGCGTGCCTCGGTGATGGCGGGCATGGCCAGCATCGAGAACTTCGACCTGGGCGGGCTGAAGATCAACTACGGCCGCACGAACCGCGAAGGCGGGCATTTCGTGGACGTGGCGGTGATCGGCAGCCGCGGGCAGATGCTGAGCTGA
- a CDS encoding ABC transporter ATP-binding protein: MPEALAFDHVTAGYGNAVVLDRLDFSLQQGESLAILGRNGVGKTTLLETLMGNTRVMQGAIRWQGADITRWPSHQRVRAGLGWVPQEREVFPSLTVEENLTVIARLGGWNLKRVYDFFPRLRERRGNYGNQLSGGEQQMLAIGRALMTNPKLLLLDEPMEGLAPIIVEELSAAIRRLCESEGLASIVVEQHPVLALEMTHQAIVLERGTVVHAGPSAGLAADKGLLEGLLGVGIAEDVAG; the protein is encoded by the coding sequence ATGCCTGAAGCCCTCGCCTTCGACCACGTCACCGCCGGCTACGGCAACGCCGTGGTGCTCGACCGTCTCGACTTCTCGTTGCAGCAGGGCGAGAGCCTCGCCATCCTCGGGCGCAACGGCGTGGGCAAGACCACGCTGCTCGAAACGCTGATGGGCAACACCCGCGTGATGCAGGGCGCGATCCGCTGGCAGGGTGCGGACATCACGCGCTGGCCCTCGCACCAGCGCGTGCGCGCGGGCCTGGGCTGGGTGCCGCAGGAGCGCGAGGTGTTTCCCTCGCTCACCGTGGAAGAAAACCTCACGGTGATCGCGCGACTGGGCGGCTGGAACCTCAAGCGCGTCTACGACTTCTTTCCGCGCCTGCGGGAGCGCCGCGGCAACTACGGCAACCAGCTCTCGGGCGGCGAGCAGCAGATGCTGGCCATCGGCCGCGCGCTGATGACCAACCCCAAGCTGCTGCTGCTCGACGAGCCGATGGAAGGCCTCGCGCCGATCATCGTGGAGGAGCTGTCCGCAGCGATCCGGCGCCTCTGCGAATCGGAAGGCCTGGCGTCGATCGTGGTCGAGCAGCACCCGGTGCTCGCCCTGGAGATGACGCACCAGGCCATCGTGCTGGAGCGCGGCACCGTGGTGCATGCCGGTCCGAGCGCGGGGCTCGCGGCCGACAAGGGGCTGCTCGAAGGACTGCTCGGCGTGGGGATTGCCGAGGACGTGGCGGGTTGA
- a CDS encoding branched-chain amino acid ABC transporter permease, with amino-acid sequence MKAFTVSPAQLRIAEVAFWLALASSFFLLPDKLTLMSQIMIFGLFAVSLDMALGYAGILTVGHAAFFGAGAYAAGLLAKYGWSEPFTGLAFALVVSGLLGYVLSYLVVRGADLTRLMITIGVCVLLYELANRLSGITGGTDGLQGVVIAPVLGLFDFDLYGKTAFCYAFGVVLAMFLVVRLVLRSPFGLTLRGIHDSRKRMTAIGSPVEARLRMAYAFSAAAAGVAGALLAQTTQFVGIESIGFNRSAEVLIILVLGGTGRLYGGMIGAIVYMLVHDGFADMNPQYWMFWLGIFLIAAVMLGRGGIMGALSRFVRTGKAR; translated from the coding sequence ATGAAAGCCTTCACCGTTTCTCCCGCGCAGCTGCGCATCGCCGAAGTCGCCTTCTGGCTTGCGCTCGCCTCCAGCTTCTTCCTCTTGCCCGACAAGCTCACGCTGATGAGCCAGATCATGATCTTCGGGCTGTTCGCCGTGTCGCTCGACATGGCGCTCGGCTACGCGGGCATCCTCACCGTCGGGCATGCGGCCTTCTTCGGCGCGGGCGCGTACGCGGCCGGGCTGCTCGCCAAGTACGGCTGGAGCGAGCCCTTCACCGGCCTCGCGTTCGCGCTGGTCGTGAGCGGCCTGCTCGGCTATGTGCTGAGCTACCTCGTGGTGCGCGGCGCCGACCTCACGCGGCTGATGATCACCATCGGCGTGTGCGTGCTGCTGTACGAACTGGCCAACCGGCTCTCGGGCATCACCGGCGGCACCGACGGGCTGCAGGGCGTGGTCATCGCGCCGGTGCTCGGCCTCTTCGATTTCGACCTCTACGGCAAGACCGCCTTCTGCTATGCCTTCGGCGTGGTGCTCGCGATGTTCCTCGTGGTGCGGCTGGTGCTGCGCTCGCCGTTCGGGCTGACGCTGCGCGGCATCCACGACAGCCGCAAGCGCATGACGGCCATCGGCTCGCCGGTGGAGGCGCGCCTGCGCATGGCCTACGCCTTCTCCGCCGCGGCGGCCGGTGTGGCGGGCGCGCTGCTCGCGCAGACCACGCAGTTCGTCGGCATCGAATCGATCGGCTTCAACCGCTCGGCCGAGGTGCTGATCATCCTGGTGCTCGGCGGCACCGGCCGCCTGTACGGCGGGATGATCGGCGCCATCGTCTACATGCTGGTGCACGACGGGTTCGCGGACATGAACCCGCAGTACTGGATGTTCTGGCTCGGCATCTTCCTGATCGCGGCGGTCATGCTGGGACGCGGCGGGATCATGGGGGCGCTCTCGCGCTTCGTGCGGACGGGGAAGGCGCGATGA
- a CDS encoding ABC transporter ATP-binding protein: MSSTTTHTLRTRDLGIRFGAFQAVSEVNLSLESGARQALIGPNGAGKTTLINLLTGVFKPTSGSIHMGDRDITRLSGDKRARMGLARTFQINTLFPSLTPLLSVVLAISEREGLGATWWRPLRGCTAVFDEAHALLGTLKLDSLADVPVSELAYGKQRLLEIALALAAKPRILLLDEPAAGVPEGESGELFEAIAALPDDISVLFIEHDMKLVFRFSRRISVLVGGRILTEGTPAEIGADPRVREVYLGSSHHHA; this comes from the coding sequence ATGAGCTCCACGACGACGCACACCCTGCGCACCCGCGACCTGGGCATCCGCTTCGGCGCCTTCCAGGCGGTGAGCGAGGTGAACCTCTCGCTCGAGTCCGGCGCGCGGCAGGCGCTGATCGGCCCCAACGGCGCGGGCAAGACCACGCTCATCAACCTGCTCACCGGCGTGTTCAAGCCCACGAGCGGCTCGATCCACATGGGCGATCGCGACATCACGCGCCTCTCGGGCGACAAGCGCGCCCGCATGGGGCTCGCGCGCACCTTCCAGATCAACACGCTGTTCCCCAGCCTCACGCCGCTCCTGTCGGTGGTGCTGGCGATCAGCGAGCGCGAAGGGCTGGGCGCGACCTGGTGGCGGCCGCTCAGGGGCTGCACGGCGGTGTTCGACGAGGCGCATGCGCTGCTCGGCACGCTGAAGCTCGACAGCCTCGCGGACGTGCCGGTCTCGGAGCTGGCCTACGGCAAGCAGCGGCTGCTGGAGATCGCGCTCGCACTCGCGGCCAAGCCCCGCATCCTTTTGCTCGACGAACCCGCGGCCGGCGTGCCCGAAGGCGAAAGCGGCGAGCTCTTCGAAGCCATCGCGGCGCTGCCCGACGACATCAGCGTGCTCTTCATCGAGCACGACATGAAGCTCGTGTTCCGCTTCTCCCGCCGCATCTCGGTGCTGGTGGGCGGCCGCATCCTCACCGAAGGCACGCCCGCCGAAATCGGCGCCGATCCGCGCGTGCGCGAGGTCTACCTTGGAAGCTCCCACCACCATGCCTGA
- a CDS encoding 2Fe-2S iron-sulfur cluster-binding protein has translation MPTIHYILKDGTSRAVDAKIGASVMETAIRGNVRGIDAECGGCCSCATCHVYVDDAFADLLPPPDDMESALLEAVASERQPNSRLSCQLNVTAALDGLRVRVPETQV, from the coding sequence ATGCCCACGATCCACTACATCCTCAAGGACGGCACCTCACGCGCGGTCGACGCCAAGATCGGCGCCAGCGTCATGGAGACCGCCATCCGCGGCAACGTGCGCGGCATCGACGCCGAATGCGGCGGCTGCTGCTCCTGCGCCACCTGCCACGTCTACGTGGACGACGCCTTCGCCGACCTGCTGCCGCCGCCCGACGACATGGAAAGCGCCCTGCTCGAAGCCGTCGCGTCCGAGCGGCAACCCAATTCGCGCCTGAGCTGCCAGCTCAACGTGACAGCAGCCCTCGATGGCCTGAGGGTGCGCGTTCCAGAGACACAGGTCTGA